The Terriglobales bacterium genome includes a region encoding these proteins:
- a CDS encoding aldose epimerase family protein, protein MIEKQAFGTTLDGLPVDLYTITNSQGVEVRASNYGGVITSLLVPDKNGKPDNVVLGFDSLEEYFINGPWFGAIIGRYANRIANGKFTLDGIEYSLAINNGPNASHGGIKGFSKALWQAEPFQDLHEAGVIFLYLSKDGEEGYPGNLSAKVTYTLTDRNELIFDYEATTDKATPLNFTQHTYFNLAGDGKRDVLEHELTLNADRFTPINKTMVPTGELCSVQGTPMDFSKPTTIGARIHENYEQLVLARGYDHNFVINGKSDDFKFAARVYEPTSGRALEAYTTEPGVHLYSANFLDGTIKRKQGYVYQQRYGFCLETQHFPDSPNHPNFPTTILRPGQAYNSRTVYKFSTQK, encoded by the coding sequence GTGATCGAGAAGCAAGCTTTTGGAACCACCCTTGACGGACTGCCGGTTGATCTCTACACAATAACGAATTCACAGGGCGTGGAGGTGCGTGCGAGCAATTATGGCGGCGTCATCACTTCCCTGCTGGTGCCCGACAAAAATGGAAAGCCCGATAACGTTGTTCTCGGCTTCGATAGCCTGGAAGAATATTTCATCAACGGTCCCTGGTTCGGCGCAATCATTGGACGTTATGCCAACCGTATTGCCAATGGCAAATTCACTCTCGACGGGATTGAGTACTCCCTGGCCATCAACAACGGACCGAATGCCTCGCATGGCGGCATCAAGGGGTTCAGCAAAGCTCTTTGGCAGGCTGAGCCATTTCAAGACCTACATGAAGCGGGCGTTATCTTCTTATATTTAAGCAAAGACGGAGAAGAAGGATATCCCGGCAACTTGAGCGCAAAGGTCACTTACACGCTCACAGACCGGAATGAACTTATCTTCGACTATGAGGCCACGACGGACAAAGCTACTCCCCTGAATTTTACGCAGCACACCTATTTCAACCTCGCCGGAGACGGAAAACGAGACGTGCTGGAACACGAACTCACGCTTAACGCCGACCGCTTCACCCCGATTAATAAGACCATGGTTCCTACAGGTGAACTTTGTTCTGTTCAAGGAACACCTATGGATTTCAGCAAGCCCACGACGATTGGCGCGCGGATCCACGAGAATTACGAGCAACTGGTGTTGGCACGCGGTTACGACCACAACTTCGTGATCAATGGAAAAAGCGACGATTTTAAATTTGCGGCGCGGGTTTATGAACCAACCAGTGGACGAGCGCTCGAAGCCTACACCACTGAACCCGGAGTTCACCTCTATTCTGCTAATTTTCTAGACGGGACCATCAAGAGAAAACAGGGCTACGTTTATCAGCAACGCTACGGCTTTTGCCTTGAGACGCAGCATTTTCCGGATTCACCCAATCACCCGAATTTTCCCACAACAATTCTGAGACCGGGCCAAGCCTACAATTCGCGCACGGTGTACAAATTCTCAACGCAGAAATAG
- a CDS encoding cupin domain-containing protein translates to MRKFLFEIVVVSLAIFGLGAIGCSQTTDPKAPAPAATPAPSATEEVRYFPSADVKAAFDKGGTLVPGDGRNYKVIGGKHDTPGKAELHTRDTDVFYIVDGTATFITGGKIIDPKVTAPEEVRGSAIDGGEAHLLTKGDVIVIPPGTPHWFKSVQVPPTFFYFVVKIRQAEDHPYPAAAPQQ, encoded by the coding sequence ATGAGAAAGTTTCTTTTTGAAATTGTCGTGGTTTCCCTTGCTATCTTCGGCCTGGGAGCCATAGGCTGTTCGCAAACCACAGACCCCAAGGCGCCTGCCCCGGCTGCGACTCCGGCCCCATCTGCGACCGAGGAAGTGAGATATTTCCCCAGCGCCGATGTCAAAGCAGCATTCGACAAGGGGGGCACACTTGTTCCCGGAGACGGCCGCAACTACAAGGTCATCGGTGGCAAGCACGATACGCCCGGTAAAGCGGAACTTCATACCAGGGACACCGACGTTTTTTATATTGTCGACGGGACTGCAACCTTTATCACTGGCGGCAAAATTATTGACCCGAAAGTAACGGCGCCGGAAGAGGTCCGTGGGTCTGCTATTGACGGCGGCGAAGCGCACCTGCTCACCAAGGGAGACGTGATCGTAATACCTCCCGGTACGCCGCACTGGTTCAAAAGCGTTCAGGTGCCCCCGACATTCTTCTATTTTGTCGTGAAGATACGGCAAGCAGAGGACCATCCTTATCCTGCTGCTGCACCCCAGCAGTAG
- a CDS encoding LysR family transcriptional regulator, which translates to MDIRQLELFLAVMDSSSVTRAAEKVHLSPGAISLQLHNLASELRTELFVRSGKRLLPTPAAFRLTEHARAVIKQMVQLQHDFENDPSTDTRPFNFATGVTTLIYRLGRPLRLLRKQYPKTEIRVSVGVTEEIVHGLLDRRFDLGLISLPFPEENIRITPLFEEELLFIRPSTTRVRGGHITTIRPSELATVPFLLYPKRSNMRSVIDRFFDEIGLTPHVVMEADDTEAIKRLVESGFGCSILPEHALRGQSRFFHIQRVGGYRLMRKQALAMAKTDYPRKLTQSIASFLQTTLTEK; encoded by the coding sequence ATGGATATTCGCCAACTCGAGCTTTTCCTCGCAGTGATGGATTCTTCAAGTGTGACCCGGGCGGCTGAAAAGGTCCACCTGTCACCCGGTGCTATCAGTCTTCAACTCCATAACCTGGCTTCTGAACTTCGCACGGAACTGTTTGTGCGGTCAGGCAAGCGGCTGCTGCCCACGCCGGCTGCATTCCGCCTGACCGAACATGCCCGGGCCGTGATCAAGCAAATGGTCCAGTTGCAGCACGATTTCGAGAACGATCCCTCAACCGATACGCGCCCCTTCAACTTTGCCACCGGGGTTACGACCTTAATTTATCGTCTTGGCCGGCCACTTCGGTTGTTGCGGAAACAGTATCCAAAGACCGAAATTCGGGTTTCTGTCGGAGTGACTGAAGAAATTGTTCATGGTTTGCTCGACCGTCGCTTTGATCTCGGACTTATCTCTCTCCCATTTCCGGAAGAGAACATCAGGATAACCCCGCTTTTTGAAGAAGAATTGCTTTTCATACGTCCATCTACCACGCGTGTTCGCGGGGGGCACATCACGACCATCCGTCCCTCTGAGCTGGCCACCGTTCCGTTTCTGCTTTATCCCAAGCGGAGTAATATGAGATCGGTCATTGACCGCTTTTTCGATGAAATCGGTTTGACGCCGCACGTCGTGATGGAGGCTGACGATACCGAAGCCATCAAGCGCTTGGTCGAATCCGGTTTCGGGTGTTCCATACTTCCGGAACACGCGCTGCGTGGTCAAAGCAGGTTTTTCCATATCCAGCGCGTCGGGGGATACCGCCTGATGAGAAAACAGGCGCTTGCCATGGCGAAGACCGATTATCCACGTAAGCTGACGCAATCCATTGCGAGTTTCCTTCAGACTACACTGACTGAGAAATGA
- a CDS encoding TIM-barrel domain-containing protein translates to MNNRSGYLYVAILIASSFFVLSGPKSWAAAETLDSSALRIELNTSPYSFRILEKSTGEVLLSHSSTAFTADHHVVTQATDVTKQPKSLQAALVLAGTDKKAHLTFTFSKPEVVQVKLAYDDNTSGETYEEFNDQNEHYYGIWEYPFAGSIDNRGTDQDFLGFRHGPDVNYDSARAPFYMTSKKYALYVESTAQGHYTIAKDGKTGFSFLEPQLTYDVIYGPSYSDMLNRYVELAGGAFMPPTWAFGTIWWRDDNHEDLGNSKNAQELVMDDADHLRSLHIPASAIWLDRPFGTGQMGWGNMDFDPSFPDPPKMISDLKDRGMFLLIWIANRSWNQLYKEGTEKGYLFPGIEEKVGPAGDERRPEVNQWLKDKLNAYVRLGIKGYKIDRGEEEELPHSFENLNAILYPKLAAEGLADAYGKDYFIFTRNVNDTARKYTAVWNGDTRATFPGLAVSVKTGQRSGAINFPMWGSDTGGYINRPAPTKELFARWLEFSAYSSMMEVMIGPKRTIWYDYDPELVDITRKYTTAHHDLIPYTRSYMYQATQTGMPIMRSLIFAYPSDTKLYDTWDEYLYGADLLVAPVTTEGATSRNVYLPDGIWMDYNDKTTLYKGASAITAKAPLGTIPVFVREGAIIPRGDILKANNSWDANWSPKLRIEVFPSNTSASQFDYFTGDAAKTISVAPKNKGIEISFADLGVNGDLEVYCNSVKGVVRNGVTLHEGTDYKYDAHAQKLTIPFKGATTLAIQGAQGLFIASNCQSTGDTCSLY, encoded by the coding sequence ATGAATAATAGGTCCGGATATTTATACGTAGCCATACTGATTGCATCTTCTTTTTTTGTATTGTCGGGTCCCAAGAGCTGGGCTGCGGCAGAAACGCTGGACTCCTCTGCGTTGCGAATTGAATTGAATACCAGTCCTTATTCTTTTCGTATTCTCGAAAAATCTACCGGGGAGGTACTGCTTTCACACAGCAGCACGGCCTTCACCGCAGACCATCACGTTGTGACCCAGGCAACCGACGTCACAAAACAGCCGAAAAGTCTGCAGGCTGCGCTGGTGTTGGCAGGAACCGACAAAAAAGCGCATCTGACGTTCACCTTTTCCAAGCCTGAAGTGGTTCAAGTCAAGCTGGCATACGACGACAATACTTCCGGTGAGACTTACGAAGAGTTCAACGACCAGAACGAACACTATTACGGTATTTGGGAATACCCTTTTGCCGGCAGCATTGATAACCGCGGTACCGACCAGGACTTTCTCGGCTTCCGCCATGGGCCTGACGTCAACTACGACAGCGCGCGAGCGCCTTTTTACATGACATCAAAGAAATATGCGCTGTACGTTGAGTCTACCGCCCAGGGACATTACACAATTGCCAAAGATGGCAAGACCGGGTTTTCTTTCCTGGAGCCGCAACTGACCTACGATGTCATCTATGGGCCTTCCTACTCGGACATGCTCAATCGCTACGTGGAGCTGGCGGGTGGTGCATTCATGCCTCCGACCTGGGCCTTTGGAACCATCTGGTGGAGAGATGACAACCACGAAGACTTGGGTAACTCCAAGAACGCACAAGAGCTGGTCATGGATGATGCCGATCATTTGCGCAGTCTGCACATCCCCGCCAGCGCGATCTGGCTCGACCGTCCCTTCGGAACCGGCCAGATGGGCTGGGGCAATATGGATTTCGACCCGTCGTTCCCCGATCCTCCCAAGATGATCAGCGACCTGAAAGACCGCGGCATGTTTCTGCTGATATGGATCGCAAACCGGAGTTGGAACCAGCTTTATAAAGAGGGAACGGAAAAAGGCTATCTCTTCCCGGGAATCGAAGAAAAGGTAGGACCGGCCGGCGATGAGCGCCGTCCAGAGGTCAACCAATGGTTGAAGGACAAGCTGAATGCGTATGTTCGTCTGGGCATTAAGGGTTACAAGATTGATCGGGGTGAAGAAGAGGAGCTGCCGCACTCGTTTGAAAACCTGAACGCTATTCTTTATCCAAAGTTGGCGGCTGAAGGACTGGCAGACGCATACGGAAAGGACTACTTCATATTCACACGAAACGTCAATGATACCGCCCGAAAGTACACTGCGGTTTGGAACGGCGATACGCGCGCCACTTTTCCGGGGTTGGCGGTTTCGGTCAAGACGGGACAGCGTAGCGGCGCCATCAATTTCCCAATGTGGGGTTCCGATACCGGCGGTTATATTAACCGTCCTGCTCCCACCAAAGAGCTGTTTGCTCGCTGGTTGGAATTCAGCGCCTACAGCTCAATGATGGAGGTGATGATCGGCCCGAAGCGAACCATCTGGTATGACTACGATCCGGAGCTGGTAGACATCACCAGGAAATACACTACCGCGCATCACGATCTCATCCCATACACGCGGTCTTATATGTATCAGGCCACGCAGACAGGCATGCCCATCATGCGGTCGCTCATCTTTGCTTATCCCTCCGATACGAAACTGTACGACACCTGGGATGAGTACCTGTATGGAGCGGATCTGCTGGTAGCTCCAGTCACAACGGAAGGGGCCACCAGCCGCAATGTCTACCTTCCTGACGGAATCTGGATGGACTACAACGATAAGACCACGCTCTACAAAGGAGCCTCAGCGATCACAGCGAAAGCCCCTCTGGGGACGATTCCCGTTTTCGTGCGTGAAGGCGCAATCATTCCCCGAGGCGATATCTTGAAAGCGAACAACAGTTGGGATGCAAACTGGAGTCCGAAGCTGCGTATCGAGGTCTTCCCCTCAAATACATCTGCCAGCCAGTTCGATTACTTTACGGGAGACGCCGCGAAGACAATCTCTGTCGCTCCTAAAAACAAAGGCATCGAAATCAGCTTTGCCGATTTAGGAGTCAATGGCGACCTGGAGGTGTATTGCAACAGCGTCAAAGGCGTGGTGCGCAACGGCGTCACGCTGCATGAAGGCACAGACTACAAATATGACGCGCACGCACAGAAGCTAACCATCCCCTTCAAGGGCGCCACTACACTGGCAATCCAGGGGGCCCAGGGGTTATTCATTGCGAGCAACTGCCAGTCAACGGGGGATACCTGTTCTCTTTATTGA